From Topomyia yanbarensis strain Yona2022 chromosome 1, ASM3024719v1, whole genome shotgun sequence, one genomic window encodes:
- the LOC131679060 gene encoding uncharacterized protein LOC131679060 codes for MFLGERHRTTWRIGNFFCVSLLMNTTQSTLPLQRTFNVKMIISIASHLSAQYASHCSQPLDATVMTQSFPPYRSLFPFLTTVHPALPALFAVIVIIEPTVLKLGMQHDTSHMTLMVCGFTIRTREGLRRKLMTCI; via the exons ATGTTCCTCGGTGAGCGACATCGAACTACCTGGCGAATCGgcaacttcttctgtgtcag tctgctgatgaacactaCTCAATCGACTCTACCGCTCCAGCGaaccttcaatgtcaaaatgataatttcgatcgcatcgcatctgtccgctcag TATGCCTCCCATTGCAGTCAGCCGCTGGACGCAACAGTTATGACGCAGTCATTCCCTCCGTATCGCAGCTTGTTCCCCTTCCTGACAACAGTACATCCTGCTCTCCCCGCGCTATTTGCGGTGATAGTGATCATCGAGCCCACAGTCCTGAAACTTGGAATGCAGCACGACACCTCTCACATGACACTGATGGTTTGCGGATTTACTATCAGAACGCGAGAGGgcttaagacgaaaattgatgacgtgtatttag